TCATCTTCGGGGGTAGAGCACTGTTTCGACTAGGGGGTCATCCCGACTTACCAACTCGATGCAAACTGCGAATACCGAAGAATGTTATCACGGGAGACACACGGCGGGTGCTAACGTCCGTCGTGAAGAGGGAAACAACCCAGACCGCCAGCTAAGGTCCCAAAGTCATGGTTAAGTGGGAAACGATGTGGGAAGGCACAGACAGCCAGGATGTTGGCTTAGAAGCAGCCATCATTTAAAGAAAGCGTAATAGCTCACTGGTCGAGTCGGCCTGCGCGGAAGATGTAACGGGGCTAAACCATGCACCGAAGCTGCGGCAGCGACACTTAGGTGTTGTTGGGTAGGGGAGCGTTCTGTAAGCCTGCGAAGGTAGACTGTGAGGTCTGCTGGAGGTATCAGAAGTGCGAATGCTGACATAAGTAACGATAAAGCGGGTGAAAAGCCCGCTCGCCGGAAGACCAAGGGTTCCTGTCCAACGTTAATCGGGGCAGGGTGAGTCGACCCCTAAGGCGAGGCCGAAAGGCGTAGTCGATGGGAAACGGGTTAATATTCCCGTACTTGGTGTTACTGCGAAGGGGGGACGAAGAAGGCTAGGCCGGCCGGGTGACGGTTATCCCGGTTTAAGCGTGTAGGTGGGCAGTCCTGGTAAATCCGGTCTGCTGTTAACACTGAGGCGTGATGACGAGTCTCTACGGAGATGAAGTGGTTGATGCCCTGCTTCCAGGAAAAGCCTCTAAGCATCAGGTAACACGAAATCGTACCCCAAACCGACACAGGTGGTCAGGTAGAGAATACTCAGGCGCTTGGGAGAACTCGGGTGAAGGAACTAGGCAAAATGGTGCCGTAACTTCGGGAGAAGGCACGCTGGCAATAGGTGAAGTGGCTTGCCCATGGAGCCGAAGCCAGTCGAAGATACCAGCTGGCTGCAACTGTTTATTAAAAACACAGCACTGTGCAAACACGAAAGTGGACGTATACGGTGTGACGCCTGCCCGGTGCTGGAAGGTTAATTGATGGGGTTAGCGTAAGCGAAGCTCTTGATCGAAGCCCCAGTAAACGGCGGCCGTAACTATAACGGTCCTAAGGTAGCGAAATTCCTTGTCGGGTAAGTTCCGACCTGCACGAATGGCGTAATGATGGCCAGGCTGTCTCCACCCGAGACCCAGTGAAATTGAACTCGCAGTGAAGATGCTGTGTACCCGCGGCAAGACGGAAAGACCCCGTGAACCTTTACTATAGCTTGACACGGAACATTGAACCTTGATGTGTAGGATAGGTGGGAGGCTTTGAAGCATGTACGCCAGTACGTGTGGAGCCAACCTTGAAATACCACCCTTTAATGTTTGATGTTCTAACTTAGCCCCGTTATCCGGGGTGAGGACAGTGTCTGGTGGGTAGTTTGACTGGGGCGGTCTCCTCCCAAAGAGTAACGGAGGAGCACGAAGGTTGGCTAATCCTGGTCGGACATCAGGAGGTTAGTGCAAAGGCATAAGCCAGCTTGACTGCGAGAGTGACGGCTCGAGCAGGTACGAAAGTAGGTCTTAGTGATCCGGTGGTTCTGAATGGAAGGGCCATCGCTCAACGGATAAAAGGTACTCCGGGGATAACAGGCTGATACCGCCCAAGAGTTCATATCGACGGCGGTGTTTGGCACCTCGATGTCGGCTCATCACATCCTGGGGCTGAAGTAGGTCCCAAGGGTACGGCTGTTCGCCGTTTAAAGTGGTACGCGAGCTGGGTTTAGAACGTCGTGAGACAGTTCGGTCCCTATCTGCCGTGGGCGCTGGAAGATTGAGGGGGGTTGCTCCTAGTACGAGAGGACCGGAGTGAACGCACCGCTGGTGTACGGGTTGTGATGCCAATTGCATTGCCCGGTAGCTACGTGCGGAAGAGATAACCGCTGAAAGCATCTAAGCGGGAAACTTGCCCCGAGATGAGTCTTCCCTGGGACATTTAGTCCCCTAAAGGAACGTTAAAGACCATGACGTAGATAGGCTGGGTGTGTAAGTGCAGCGATGTATTGAGCTAACCAGTACTAATGAACCGTGAGGCTTAACCTTACAACGCCGAAGGCGTTTTTAGAGACGAGAGACAGTAGAATTATTGAGCTTGTTGAAGGATTGAAGTTCGTGGTTGGGTTGTTGGTAGAACAACAGCGTCAACGGTGAACAATACAGACTTTGCCTGGCGGCGATAGCGCGGTGGTCCCACCTGACCCCATGCCGAACTCAGAAGTGAAACGCCGTAGCGCCGATGGTAGTGTGGGGCTTCCCCATGCGAGAGTAGGGAACTGCCAGGCTCTTAAATTGAAGAAGTACGCAGGTGTTCGGGCAGTTCGCTACTCGATGAGACAAACCTGCAGGGAGCAGGTTTGAACGTCCAAAGGACGGCCTCGAAGAGGCGAGTCTCAGGATGAGACGAGTAATAGACAAAAGGCAAAGCCTTTTGAACGTTGCAACGCAACGGCCCGAAGGGTGAACTCGAAGAGGTTCATCAACTGCCAGGCTCTTAATTTAAAAGTAGTAAGCCAGAACGCTTCTGGTGAGAAAAGAATTCGGTGGAGCGGTAGTTCAGTTGGTTAGAATACCTGCCTGTCACGCAGGGGGTCGCGGGTTCGAGTCCCGTCCGTTCCGCCACTTATTTAAGATAGCCCGCCTAGTGCGGGCTTTTTTATGTCTTCTGGTTTATCATTTTCCTCGTGTATTATTCTCCATTATTTGCCCCCTCTGATAGCAAACAATGAACAAGGCCGTTTAGATAGGGTCTAACTTTAAAGACTGCCCGCTTTTATTTTTCCATTAAGGGTTGTGTTTTCCCTCCAGCCCCCCATAAAGTAGAAATAGCGTTAGGCTAGGATGCTGAAACGGCCTGTAGTTCGTAAGGAGATGTGGATTAATCATAGGTAGTAGACGTGAGAAAAAGAAACTATGCTCTACGCTATTCCGCTGGGTCTCCGGCTGAGCGCGTTTTTCCTGACGTCTTGGAGGATCTTAATCCAACCATCATTACGCCGCAGCAGGCCTTTCCCACCCATGACATCCTCAACGTTATGGTATGGAATATCTTTAAACAGCAGAGGGCGGATTGGCTTAACGTCCTGACAAATCATGGCGTTGAAAATCAATTAGTTTTGCTTCAGGAAGCGCAGACCACACCCGAGCTTATTCAATTTGCCACCTCACACTACCTGACGACCGATCAAGTACCGGCGATTATGCTGCCTCAGTACTCTCTGGGCGTTATGACACTGGCCTCGGCTAATCCCGTATACTGCTGCCCGCTTCGTGAAAAGGAGCCGCTGTTGAGGCTGTCAAAATCTGCTCTGGTAACGGTATATCCGCTTGATGACGGTCGTCAGCTTATGGTGGCTAATATCCATGCCGTTAACTTCAGCTTTGGCGTAGATATCTATCAGCAGCAGCTTAGGCCCATTGGTGAGCAAATCATGCAGCATAGAGGGCCAGTGATTCTTGCTGGCGACTTTAATGCGTGGAGCAAGCAGCGGATCCGATCTCTCTACCGTTTTTCCACGTTAACCGGCCTTCAGGAAGTGCATTTTACCCATGACCAGCGCAAGCGAGCCTTTGGGCGACCACTAGACTTTGTTTTTTATAGGGGATTGGAAGTGGCAGAAGCATCGGTTGTGGTGACGAAAGCGTCGGACCATAACCCGCTGTTAGTGAAGTTTTACGCCGGCTCCAGATGAAGCCGGCTATCTGGCTGCTAGCGCTTATAAAGCGTGAGGGTATCACCCGGCTGTAGACGATGGACGTTTTCAAGCTTTGAGTTCCACTTGAGCACATCATTAATATCAACGTTGTGGCGTTTGGCAATACTGACTAATGAATCTCCCTTGCGCACCTTATAGGTAATGCTGCGGCGCGAGTTCGATTTGCTGCTAGTCGTGCTGGCAATTTGTAGTGTTTGCCCCACCTTAAGCTTGCCGTTCTTTGCCATCTTGTTCCAACGCTGGATATCACTGGTTTTCACCTTATGCCGTTTAGCAATCGATGACAGAGTATCCCCCGAGCGGACTTTGTATTTAGTCGACGTTGTTGAGGTACTATTTTTTGCAACCTGTTGAACGCTCTGCGCCTGCTGAACTGCAAGCTGGCTCATATATGCCGCAGATACAGGAAGAGTAATGACTTGGCCAGCGGCAACCTGTGCCGTTAGCGCGTTAGCTTCTCTGATGTCATTTGCATTGATGCCATAGCGCTGAGCCAGAATTTCGATGGTTTCCCCTTCCACAACGCGATGTTGCCCCCAGTTAACCAGATTGACGTCGCCTTTTTGCAGCGAGGCTGTCAATTTCTGAGCATTTTGCACTGGCAGTGTGATGGAGTGTGGCCCGTTTGGTGCAGTAAAGTCGTGTTTATAGCCTGCGTTATAAGTCTTTAGTTTTTGAAGCGGGATATCAGCCATTTTAGCCGCCTGCTCCAGTTCGATCTGTTTTCCGATCTCAATGCGCGTGAGTGCTCGACTGACGTTACTATGCGGCATAGTCAGGTCGTAACCATCGCTGTTCTTGATAATACTGCTGAGCGCCAGTAGTTTAGGAATATAGTTAATAGTTTCCCGCGGCAGGTTCAATGACCAGTAGTCCGTAGGGCGATTTTTGTTCTGGTTTTCTTTAACCGCTCTCATGACGCACCCTTCACCGCAGTTATATGCAGCGAGCGTTAGCAGCCAGTCACCGTTAAACATGTCATTGAGGCGTTCAAGAAGGTTCAGCGCTGCATCGGTAGATTCAGCGAGGTCGCGTCGTCCGTCATACCAGCGGTTTTGCTGTAAGCCGTAGGAGAGCCCGGTAGTAGGAATAATTTGCCAAAGGCCTGCGGCGCTGGCGGTTGACGTCGCGCTGGGATTAAAAGAGCTCTCCACGATGGGCAGTAGTGCCAGTTCCATCGGCATGTCGCGATACTTTAATTCGCTAACAATCCAATACATATAGGGCTCGGCCCTAACTGCGACATTCTGGAGAGAGCTTTTACGCTTAAGGTAGTACTCTTTCTGCTCGCGGATCCGATCGTTCTCTGGAACGTCCATCTTCAGCTCAGAGCTGACGACTTGCCACAGATTTTTTTCAGACTGACCGTCCTCGGCGATAAGCCAATCCAGATTGCCGCTCTGAGAATGTTTAGCAAAAAATTTACTGGCGGAAGAAAGGTTCTGATTGCCTGCGTTAGTCTGCGGTGGTTGCTTATCGGTCGCCTGACAGCCAACGAGTAATACAGAGGCGAGTATGATCGCTCTTGTTTTCATGGTATTCAGGTTTTTATTTGATTAAAAGTCGACCGATAATACTTTGGCTAGTCAAATAACTCAACAAAAAGCGTCAATAACTGTCTTTCAGCGCCCTTAATCGCTCAAAAATCTGCCAAACTGCCGTAGTTGAAGTATTAAACCCTAACTTCCTTTGTAAATCAGTCTGATGACATCTTAAGAATAGGTTGATTTTTTTCTCTTTTTGCAACGTTGTAGGTACAGAAGACTTGTTTTCAGCGCGTAGTTGAGTGATTTGTTGTAGATATGTTTCAATTTCGCTATCTTCAGGTAAAATATGGTGAGCGAACCGCAGGTTTGATAGGGTATATTCGTGGGCGCAGCATACGATAGTGTTATCACCGAGTGCCGCGATTTTTTCTATCGATTCATACATCTGTTTTGCGGTGCCTTCAAAAATTCGGCCACAGCCTGCAGAAAATAGCGTATCACCGCAAAACAGATAGGGTGCAGAGAAGTAGGCAATGTGTCCCAGAGTGTGTCCGGGAACGCCAATCACATCGAACGATAGCGCACCCAGTGCGATTTTATCGCCTTCTTTGACGATGACTGTTGCACCTTTATTTTCAGTTTCCTGAGGGCCATAGACCGGAGTGCCCGGATAGCGTTCACACAGCGACGTAACGCCTCCTGTATGATCGTTATGGTGGTGAGTCAGTAGGATCGCTGAAGGTGTCAGGTCTCTCTTGCTGAGGGCTTCAATAACTGGTTCCGCGTCTCCAGGGTCGACCACAATATTTATATGCTGGTCATCCGTCAGTAGCCAAATGTAATTGTCCTGAAACGCGGGAATGCTGATAAGATGCATAGGGATACCCTTGAGGTTAACGTTAGACTTGAAGAGATGATAATCCATGAGAGCCGCTCGTATCGAGAAGATTGTAGCACCGCCCGCATCATGGGATGAGTTATCCTTCGGCGGTTCTTTACTCTCCGCGCTGGAACAGCAGCTGACTCCCTGGTGGCCAAAGCTGTTTGGTCTTCATCTGTTAAAGCTTGGGCGGTTGAGCGTAGGGGTTAACACTACTCGTTGTCAGATTTCTCACCACATTCACGCTGCGTCAACGGGCGATAACGTTAACGTTTATGCCGATAGTTTCCAGCTTCCGTTTTTAAATAAATCTATTGATGCCTGCCTGCTAGCCAATACGCTGGCGTATTCAGAAGATCCCCACAGGGTACTGCGTGAGGTCGATCGCGTATTGATTGATGACGGATGGTTAATTATCAGCGGATTCAATCCTGTTAGCGTTGTTGGAGCAGGGAAACTAGTTCCCGTTCTTCGACATCGTCATCCCTATTCTTCCAGATTGTTCACCAATATGCGATTGATGGACTGGCTAAGCC
This DNA window, taken from Leminorella richardii, encodes the following:
- a CDS encoding endonuclease/exonuclease/phosphatase family protein; the protein is MRKRNYALRYSAGSPAERVFPDVLEDLNPTIITPQQAFPTHDILNVMVWNIFKQQRADWLNVLTNHGVENQLVLLQEAQTTPELIQFATSHYLTTDQVPAIMLPQYSLGVMTLASANPVYCCPLREKEPLLRLSKSALVTVYPLDDGRQLMVANIHAVNFSFGVDIYQQQLRPIGEQIMQHRGPVILAGDFNAWSKQRIRSLYRFSTLTGLQEVHFTHDQRKRAFGRPLDFVFYRGLEVAEASVVVTKASDHNPLLVKFYAGSR
- a CDS encoding LysM peptidoglycan-binding domain-containing protein, with the protein product MKTRAIILASVLLVGCQATDKQPPQTNAGNQNLSSASKFFAKHSQSGNLDWLIAEDGQSEKNLWQVVSSELKMDVPENDRIREQKEYYLKRKSSLQNVAVRAEPYMYWIVSELKYRDMPMELALLPIVESSFNPSATSTASAAGLWQIIPTTGLSYGLQQNRWYDGRRDLAESTDAALNLLERLNDMFNGDWLLTLAAYNCGEGCVMRAVKENQNKNRPTDYWSLNLPRETINYIPKLLALSSIIKNSDGYDLTMPHSNVSRALTRIEIGKQIELEQAAKMADIPLQKLKTYNAGYKHDFTAPNGPHSITLPVQNAQKLTASLQKGDVNLVNWGQHRVVEGETIEILAQRYGINANDIREANALTAQVAAGQVITLPVSAAYMSQLAVQQAQSVQQVAKNSTSTTSTKYKVRSGDTLSSIAKRHKVKTSDIQRWNKMAKNGKLKVGQTLQIASTTSSKSNSRRSITYKVRKGDSLVSIAKRHNVDINDVLKWNSKLENVHRLQPGDTLTLYKR
- a CDS encoding class I SAM-dependent methyltransferase, with protein sequence MRAARIEKIVAPPASWDELSFGGSLLSALEQQLTPWWPKLFGLHLLKLGRLSVGVNTTRCQISHHIHAASTGDNVNVYADSFQLPFLNKSIDACLLANTLAYSEDPHRVLREVDRVLIDDGWLIISGFNPVSVVGAGKLVPVLRHRHPYSSRLFTNMRLMDWLSLLNYEVLLHRHFQPLPCSTSFGRAGLAFPIVGCQSLIVARKRTVPLTINPISLFRKRFKVRPGALGATKNIHRGE
- the gloB gene encoding hydroxyacylglutathione hydrolase yields the protein MHLISIPAFQDNYIWLLTDDQHINIVVDPGDAEPVIEALSKRDLTPSAILLTHHHNDHTGGVTSLCERYPGTPVYGPQETENKGATVIVKEGDKIALGALSFDVIGVPGHTLGHIAYFSAPYLFCGDTLFSAGCGRIFEGTAKQMYESIEKIAALGDNTIVCCAHEYTLSNLRFAHHILPEDSEIETYLQQITQLRAENKSSVPTTLQKEKKINLFLRCHQTDLQRKLGFNTSTTAVWQIFERLRALKDSY